A stretch of the Ascaphus truei isolate aAscTru1 chromosome 4, aAscTru1.hap1, whole genome shotgun sequence genome encodes the following:
- the NANP gene encoding N-acylneuraminate-9-phosphatase isoform X2: MKLLIDKNGYKKEQARIICDKFQAKLLHEALDPSKMTIDDLRVLHWEEAMQEIRPGEYKDVARECYTLWKSRRLHLMTLSESTKDMLIELRKSVLLLLLTNGDRQVQREKIEACGATPFFDAIVVGGEHTEEKPASSIFLHCCNLLGVKPEDCVMVGDNLDTDIQGGVNAGLKATIWINKSAFLPSNPCPVPHCIIHSVLELPGVLKDLQ; the protein is encoded by the coding sequence ATGAAACTACTGATAGATAAAAATGGGTACAAGAAAGAACAAGCTCGTATCATTTGTGACAAGTTCCAAGCAAAGCTCCTTCACGAGGCTCTTGATCCTTCTAAGATGACCATTGATGATCTCCGGGTTTTGCACTGGGAGGAAGCCATGCAAGAAATCAGGCCAGGAGAATACAAGGATGTGGCCAGAGAGTGTTACACACTGTGGAAATCTAGGCGCCTGCATCTCATGACACTATCAGAAAGCACCAAAGACATGCTCATTGAACTCCGAAAATCGGTACTCTTGCTCCTCTTAACTAATGGAGATAGGCAGGTCCAGAGGGAGAAAATTGAGGCTTGTGGTGCCACGCCTTTCTTTGATGCCATTGTGGTGGGAGGAGAGCACACTGAGGAGAAGCCGGCATCTTCTATCTTCCTCCACTGCTGTAACCTCCTTGGGGTGAAACCTGAGGACTGTGTAATGGTCGGGGACAATCTGGATACTGATATCCAAGGCGGAGTCAATGCAGGCTTAAAAGCAACCATTTGGATAAATAAAAGTGCCTTTTTACCGAGTAACCCCTGCCCAGTACCTCACTGCATTATACATTCTGTGTTAGAACTGCCTGGTGTTCTAAAGGATTTGCAATAG
- the NANP gene encoding N-acylneuraminate-9-phosphatase isoform X1 produces the protein MLLHGIKAVFFDLDNTLIDTSGANKKAIDEVMKLLIDKNGYKKEQARIICDKFQAKLLHEALDPSKMTIDDLRVLHWEEAMQEIRPGEYKDVARECYTLWKSRRLHLMTLSESTKDMLIELRKSVLLLLLTNGDRQVQREKIEACGATPFFDAIVVGGEHTEEKPASSIFLHCCNLLGVKPEDCVMVGDNLDTDIQGGVNAGLKATIWINKSAFLPSNPCPVPHCIIHSVLELPGVLKDLQ, from the exons ATGTTGCTGCATGGTATTAAAGCTGTATTTTTTGACTTGGACAATACATTGATTGATACATCTGGAGCTAACAAGAAAGCAATAGATGAG gTGATGAAACTACTGATAGATAAAAATGGGTACAAGAAAGAACAAGCTCGTATCATTTGTGACAAGTTCCAAGCAAAGCTCCTTCACGAGGCTCTTGATCCTTCTAAGATGACCATTGATGATCTCCGGGTTTTGCACTGGGAGGAAGCCATGCAAGAAATCAGGCCAGGAGAATACAAGGATGTGGCCAGAGAGTGTTACACACTGTGGAAATCTAGGCGCCTGCATCTCATGACACTATCAGAAAGCACCAAAGACATGCTCATTGAACTCCGAAAATCGGTACTCTTGCTCCTCTTAACTAATGGAGATAGGCAGGTCCAGAGGGAGAAAATTGAGGCTTGTGGTGCCACGCCTTTCTTTGATGCCATTGTGGTGGGAGGAGAGCACACTGAGGAGAAGCCGGCATCTTCTATCTTCCTCCACTGCTGTAACCTCCTTGGGGTGAAACCTGAGGACTGTGTAATGGTCGGGGACAATCTGGATACTGATATCCAAGGCGGAGTCAATGCAGGCTTAAAAGCAACCATTTGGATAAATAAAAGTGCCTTTTTACCGAGTAACCCCTGCCCAGTACCTCACTGCATTATACATTCTGTGTTAGAACTGCCTGGTGTTCTAAAGGATTTGCAATAG